The Alphaproteobacteria bacterium sequence GCGTCATTATGTCTTTCAGCATATCAAGTGAGTGTATGCCCCTCGTGACATCTATAAAATCATCTATAACCACAATTTTCCCTATATCTTAGCCGCAATTAGCATAGCTTAAGCTATTTTTTTAAATGCGCCATTAGGGAACCCCCTAGGGAATCGGTAAATAAAAAATTGGAGACCGCAGCCTTATGAACGTTGTCGCTAAGGGAGTAACGACATCTGCAAAGTACATTCAGGCTGCGGCCAAAGACGATTATTTAGGCGTAATCTCACTAATTTACAAAAAATACACCAGCCCAATAAGAGAAAGTAAAAACCATGTCAGAATGGTGTATCTTGTAATAAGCATCTGCATTGCAAGCTCCTGAACATCTATTCAATGTTCCGGTTTTTCCACACATCGCTAGCCATAGCTGTGGAGGGGTTTGTTATCTATGATGTGACTATGCCATAGACGACGCAAAGATATAAGCTAGGGAACACCCTAGATTAGAAATATTCTTAACTACAAAAAATGCAGCGCTTTAGAAATTGGTTAGATCAGGCGCGAAGGTGCTGATATTCGGGGTGTTTTTCCAGCCACGACGCAGCATAGCTACATATTGGTCGGATTTTTAGATTCTCAGTTTCGGCAATCTGCATAATGCCTTGCATAAGCTTTCCGGCAGCGCCAGTGCCACGCAGCTTGGGTGGCGCTTCAACATGGGGAATATGAATAATATTGCCGTCCAGACGATAATCAGCGAAAGCAATATGCCCATCTATTTCCAATTCATAGCGGTTTTTTTTGGTATTATTGGTGATAGGCATAGCAAGTTCCTTGTTTAGCGACTGGCTAGCAATTGTTCAGCCAGCTTCTTAGCGGCGTCAATACTGCTCACCTTGGCCAGTAAGCGAATGTTGTTGTCGCGGCGTGCACGCATGTATTGATCGAGGCTTTCCAGTCCACCGGTAATGCCTATGCCGCCATCATCGCGGCCAGCATGAATTCCTTCGGGAGAAAGGTCTTTAGGCGGGCCATTGTGAATAAGCGAACCCAGATTAGTACCTTGCATATACGTGCATAATTCGTGGATGTGGTCGTTATCACAATAAAACCCACTCGAAAGATGCTCTGTGCTGCGGTTGGTTTTTGCAATAGCATCATTCAGATCGTCAATAATATCCAAATTCGCGATGGGTGCAAAAATCTCATCCTGGTGCATCAATTGTTTTTTATCTTCGCTAACATTTTCCCATATCACCAATGCCGGGCTCATGTAATAAGCATTAGGAAAACGCTCGGTATAAACACGATTGCCACCAATAACCCGCGCACCTAAATCGCGGGCTTTTTGCAGATATTCCTGTGCGTCCTTAAAACCGCCTTTATCAATAGCTCCAATATCCGTTTTTTCATCGAGTGGATTGTCTATGGCGCCATTTTCATTATTAGCGGTTGCAGTATAAGAAGCAACGGCCAGTTCTTTCACGGTTTCGTATATGTCCTTATGCACCATCCATCGGCGCGGTGAGGTACAGCGTTGGCCGGAATTACTTTTGTTGCCCTCGGCGAGGTCTGCGACAACCTTTTCGAGTCCACCTTTGAGATTGGCAGCCGAAGGCATTATCACGGCTGGGTTATTACCTGCGAGTTCTAAAATAGTGTGCTCAAGGCTGCGATCTACTTCCATGCGGTACTCGCGGAATATTTTACCCGCTGATTTGCCGCCAACAATTCTGAACGCCGTGCAAGCATGCGCCCATTGTTCAATCACATTGCGGCCACTGATGATGCCAAAGCTGTTTTTGAGGCGGCGCACGATAATTTCATCACTCAAATCCACACCGTAATGGCGGGCGGTGTTTGCCCATTTATAACTTTCAAAGCGCTCTGCCATAAGGTCGAGTGCTTCGTTTTCGGCTTTTTTGCGTATGTATAAAAAAGAGGGAGATTTTGATGGCACTTTGCCAATAAATCCGTTGCCGCAAACACGACTGGCTGCAATGTCTGGCACAGCAAGCGCGGCGGGGTAGTTAAAGCCGTTGGTGCTGCCGCAAATACCAAGTCCAGTAGAGCGCTGACCCTGATAGAAATAAATATTTTTTGCATCTTCAGGCATATAAGCAATTTGATTAAGGTAATATTTCCGACCCAAATCATCCACCACAAACGTGCCGGAAAGATAGCGTTCCACCTCAGGTGAGGCTGCCCATTTATCCCATTGAATTGTTTTGGCAAATTCAGAGCCCGCTTTGCCGACCTCTAAGGTTATAGCCAGATCGATTGCAGCTTTATACTGGGGGCCAATTTCTTCTGCCATAATGCGGAAAAAAGCCTGACGCCCCATAAGCGGCATGGCGTTCCACAATTCAGCGCCACGCTTGGCTTTGCCGTGAATTACATCATATTCTGAGTAGGTGGTGTCGGGTAGGCTATACATGGCTACGCCATTAATAAAACTGCGCACGGTGGTGGCATCTTTTGTGCCAGGTTCCGATGCAGGGACATTACACGCCAACATAAATTCGCGGGTTTGCTCTGCAAATGCGGCGGTGTCCGATTCTGAAAACTCAAGCAGTTTTGCGCGAAGCTCTGCCACCTGCTGTGCATTACGAATATCAATATCGGTGTGGCGCACAATTTGGTTCATAGCGACAATATCCTATCTTTTTTTGGTAGATTATGGCCAAAGGTATAACCCTAAACCTCGCTATGCAGCAAGCATTTTACATAAAATTGTTGCACTGCACTCGTGTTTATATTGATTCTAAACGAGTTGTGGCGTTATGGTGACAGCTAATTAATAGATGGAGTAACTATGTCTGTTTTGTTCGATCCGTTGCCCGTAGGCGATTTAGTATTGCCCAACCGTATTATTATGGCACCATTAACGCGCACGCGTGCAGACAATGCCGAACGAGTACCCAATGCTATGATGGTGGAATATTATCGCCAGCGCGCAGGGGCGGGGTTGATTCTTACCGAAGCCACCAGCGTATGTCCTATGGGGGTGGGGTATCCCGCAACGCCGGGCATATGGTCGGATGCGCAGATAGAAGGGTGGCAAAAAGTAACGCAGGCTGTACATGATGAAGGCGGGCGGATATTTTTGCAGTTATGGCATGTGGGGCGCATTTCTCACCCAGATTATCTGGATGGGAATCAGCCGGTGGCACCCAGTGCCATAGCCGCCGAAGGGCATGTGAAGCTTATGCGTCCAAAACGGGAGTATCCAATACCACGCGCTTTGCAACCGGATGAGATTACACAGGTGATTGCGGCCTATCGCAAAGGCGCAGAGAATGCCAAACTTGCAGGGTTTGATGGGGTGGAAATTCATGGCGCAAACGGCTATTTACTCGATCAGTTCTTGCAAGATAACAGCAACCAACGCGATGATCGTTATGGTGGATCGCTAGAAAATCGCGCACGCTTAATGCTGGAAGTGACCGATGCGGTAGTGGATGTATGGGGCAAAGGCCGCGTAGGTATGCATCTTGCACCGCGTGGCGATGCGCACTCCATGGGCGATAGCGATAGATTCTCTACCTTTTCGTATGTGGCGCATGAGCTGGGTAAGAGAGGCATAGCATTCTTATGCGCCCGTGAATTTCGTGATGGCGATTGGTTGACACCTACCCTCAAAAAAGCATTTGGCGGGGTGTATATTGTGAATGAAGATTTTGATAAACATAGCGCAGAAATGACGTTAGCCAGCGGTGATGCGGATGCGGTGGCTTTTGGTAAATTATTTATAGCCAACCCCGATCTACCACAACGTTTTGCCATGAATGCGCCACTAAATACTCCTGATAACGAAACATTTTATACCAGAGGCGAGGCGGGATACATAGATTATGCGCCTATGAAGCCAATTTCAGCTTAAATAAAAAATCGCATTGTCGTAATAAAATTGCCTGAAAGTCACAAAAATTGCTTTGCTTGGCGGGGCTTTGCAAGTATAAAACGCGCATAATAACAATAGTATTGGCAGCGATTTACCATGCAGAGTCCACAACCCGACGCCTCATCGTTACGCAGCTTTGGCTTTATCTGGGCCGTGGTGTTTGCGGTGATATCTCTTTGGCCGTTAATGAGCGGCGGAGAGCCTCGCATTTGGGCGCTTATTGTGTGCGCCGCGTTTGTGGCGCTGGCTGTAATATTTCCGGCAATATTTCATCACAGCCGCTTTTATCAGGGGTGGATCAAGTTTGGTGAATTTCTAGGGCTTATCAACTCACGCATAATAAT is a genomic window containing:
- a CDS encoding aldehyde dehydrogenase — translated: MNQIVRHTDIDIRNAQQVAELRAKLLEFSESDTAAFAEQTREFMLACNVPASEPGTKDATTVRSFINGVAMYSLPDTTYSEYDVIHGKAKRGAELWNAMPLMGRQAFFRIMAEEIGPQYKAAIDLAITLEVGKAGSEFAKTIQWDKWAASPEVERYLSGTFVVDDLGRKYYLNQIAYMPEDAKNIYFYQGQRSTGLGICGSTNGFNYPAALAVPDIAASRVCGNGFIGKVPSKSPSFLYIRKKAENEALDLMAERFESYKWANTARHYGVDLSDEIIVRRLKNSFGIISGRNVIEQWAHACTAFRIVGGKSAGKIFREYRMEVDRSLEHTILELAGNNPAVIMPSAANLKGGLEKVVADLAEGNKSNSGQRCTSPRRWMVHKDIYETVKELAVASYTATANNENGAIDNPLDEKTDIGAIDKGGFKDAQEYLQKARDLGARVIGGNRVYTERFPNAYYMSPALVIWENVSEDKKQLMHQDEIFAPIANLDIIDDLNDAIAKTNRSTEHLSSGFYCDNDHIHELCTYMQGTNLGSLIHNGPPKDLSPEGIHAGRDDGGIGITGGLESLDQYMRARRDNNIRLLAKVSSIDAAKKLAEQLLASR
- a CDS encoding alkene reductase — its product is MSVLFDPLPVGDLVLPNRIIMAPLTRTRADNAERVPNAMMVEYYRQRAGAGLILTEATSVCPMGVGYPATPGIWSDAQIEGWQKVTQAVHDEGGRIFLQLWHVGRISHPDYLDGNQPVAPSAIAAEGHVKLMRPKREYPIPRALQPDEITQVIAAYRKGAENAKLAGFDGVEIHGANGYLLDQFLQDNSNQRDDRYGGSLENRARLMLEVTDAVVDVWGKGRVGMHLAPRGDAHSMGDSDRFSTFSYVAHELGKRGIAFLCAREFRDGDWLTPTLKKAFGGVYIVNEDFDKHSAEMTLASGDADAVAFGKLFIANPDLPQRFAMNAPLNTPDNETFYTRGEAGYIDYAPMKPISA
- a CDS encoding N-acetyltransferase; the protein is MPITNNTKKNRYELEIDGHIAFADYRLDGNIIHIPHVEAPPKLRGTGAAGKLMQGIMQIAETENLKIRPICSYAASWLEKHPEYQHLRA
- a CDS encoding SxtJ family membrane protein, with translation MQSPQPDASSLRSFGFIWAVVFAVISLWPLMSGGEPRIWALIVCAAFVALAVIFPAIFHHSRFYQGWIKFGEFLGLINSRIIMFIMFAFIFVPVSMIFKLIKRDPLHRKPDPQAESYFIMRETQPNAMHHQF